The Desmodus rotundus isolate HL8 chromosome 3, HLdesRot8A.1, whole genome shotgun sequence genome includes a region encoding these proteins:
- the KLRK1 gene encoding NKG2-D type II integral membrane protein isoform X1 — MKNHNFMMGLFRDRWAHHSMEMSESHNYEFELGNRATSTPGQKKRPPLITNPPGENPSPCVLARSVALAMGVRFVVMVTICSALVINSLFNQATPVFLNENYCGPCPRNWICYRNNCYQFFSERKTWLQSQASCMSQNSSLLKIYSKEDQDFLKLVKSYHWMGLVQNAANGSWQWEDGSLLSPSQLTLIEMENGTCVVYGSNFKGYTENCLTPNTYICMQRTV, encoded by the exons AtgaaaaatcataattttatgaTGGGCTTGTTCCGAGATCGGTGGGCTCATCACAGCATGG AGATGAGTGAATCACACAATTACGAATTTGAACTCGGAAATCGTGCTACTTCTACACCAGGGCAAAAGAAAAGACCTCCACTGATAACAAACCCACCTGGGGAAAACC CATCTCCATGTGTTCTTGCCCGGTCCGTTGCCCTAGCTATGGGAGTCCGTTTCGTTGTGATGGTGACGATATGCAGCGCCTTAGTCATAAACT cattatTCAATCAAGCAACTCCAGTTTTTTTGAACG AAAATTACTGTGGCCCATGTCCTAGAAATTGGATATGTTACAGAAACAACTGCTACCAATTTTTTAGTGAGAGAAAAACCTGGCTTCAGAGCCAAGCTTCTTGTATGTCTCAAAATTCCAGTCTCCTGAAGATATACAGCAAAGAAGACCAG GATTTCCTTAAACTGGTGAAGTCCTATCATTGGATGGGACTCGTACAAAATGCAGCCAATGGATCCTGGCAGTGGGAAGAtggctcccttctctctcccagtcA ACTAACATTGATTGAAATGGAGAATGGAACCTGTGTGGTTTACGGCTCCAATTTTAAAGGTTACACAGAAAACTGTTTGACTCCAAACACATACATCTGCATGCAGAGGACTGTGTGA
- the KLRK1 gene encoding NKG2-D type II integral membrane protein isoform X2, which translates to MSESHNYEFELGNRATSTPGQKKRPPLITNPPGENPSPCVLARSVALAMGVRFVVMVTICSALVINSLFNQATPVFLNENYCGPCPRNWICYRNNCYQFFSERKTWLQSQASCMSQNSSLLKIYSKEDQDFLKLVKSYHWMGLVQNAANGSWQWEDGSLLSPSQLTLIEMENGTCVVYGSNFKGYTENCLTPNTYICMQRTV; encoded by the exons ATGAGTGAATCACACAATTACGAATTTGAACTCGGAAATCGTGCTACTTCTACACCAGGGCAAAAGAAAAGACCTCCACTGATAACAAACCCACCTGGGGAAAACC CATCTCCATGTGTTCTTGCCCGGTCCGTTGCCCTAGCTATGGGAGTCCGTTTCGTTGTGATGGTGACGATATGCAGCGCCTTAGTCATAAACT cattatTCAATCAAGCAACTCCAGTTTTTTTGAACG AAAATTACTGTGGCCCATGTCCTAGAAATTGGATATGTTACAGAAACAACTGCTACCAATTTTTTAGTGAGAGAAAAACCTGGCTTCAGAGCCAAGCTTCTTGTATGTCTCAAAATTCCAGTCTCCTGAAGATATACAGCAAAGAAGACCAG GATTTCCTTAAACTGGTGAAGTCCTATCATTGGATGGGACTCGTACAAAATGCAGCCAATGGATCCTGGCAGTGGGAAGAtggctcccttctctctcccagtcA ACTAACATTGATTGAAATGGAGAATGGAACCTGTGTGGTTTACGGCTCCAATTTTAAAGGTTACACAGAAAACTGTTTGACTCCAAACACATACATCTGCATGCAGAGGACTGTGTGA